ATCCATGGAAGCAATTAAGATATTACTTGAGAAAAAAACGGCTGTTATAACAGGGCTCCAATATATGGATATATGGTCAAATGATTTTGAAACAATAGACATGACGTTGGATGAAGACTGTAAAACTTGTGGAAAGAACAGTTTTGAATTCTTAGAAAGAAGTACAGATGAAGCAGTTTACTTATGCGGTAAAAACAGCATACAAATAAATCCTCTACAGAAGAGCATATCTGCCGATGATATAATTAATCGACTTAAGTCATTAAATATTAACGTTAAACAAAATGCTTATTTTATTAAATTCAATATTGAAGATGTACAAGTTACTCTATTTTACGATGGTAGAGCAATTCTAAAAAATACGGATGATATTAAAAAAGCTACATCATTATATGCAAGATACATAGGAAACTAAACCCGAGATTCTTCACTAACGTTCAGAATGACCATTAAAAAGAGGCGACCATTGGTCGCCAATTATCTTCTAAGCAATTCTATCTCCACTGATACATCATCCGACATATATTCTAAAGATATAACTGGATTCAAACTATATTTATTCAACAAATTATTTAGTGCCATTATTTCTATATCCGATGGAATACAATGTAAATCAAATACTCCATTATTAGAATGTAAATGTATATATGCTAAATAATCCTTTAATTCTTTTATCCAATTTTCCAGAGTTACTGTTCCAAGTCGAGCATGACCTATATCGAAATTTATCTTGATATTAGGCAAATCAATAGTCTCGATTAAATCTTTAATCATCTCTGGAGTCTCTTCAAAGATATTTTCTATTAGAATGATTCCCTTATAATCTATGATTTCCTCTGCTATTGAATGCCAAAACTCCCTTGCTTGTAGATTATTAAGCTCCATTAAATTAGGTTCTTTTAAGTACGGATTTATCTGACTATGAAAAATTACATAATTTATATCTAGCTCCATAGCTATTTTTATGGTCCTAAGATATTTATTGTAGCTTATTCTTCTTATTTCTTCATCAGGGCTAGAAGGCTTTAGATCTAGAAAAGGGCCATGAAGAGCTTTCGTATGTTTAAAATCCCTAAACAACTCCTTATATCTTTTTACTAGTTCTTCTATTTCCATATTAGTAAGGTTAGGCTCTGTAAAATCCTGAATCTCCACACCCACATTCAGTTTATCATAATCATATTTATGAAAATCATTTATCGTATTGATACATTTTAAAATGTCTCTATTCATCGCTTCACCTCAAGTATTTAATCTGCGTGGCAATTAAGTTTCTTGACATACTTATACCCTTCCTCAACAGATATAATACTCAAACTTCCATTATTAACCTTAAATCTAAAAAAATATTTTGGTTCATCAAATACCCAAGAACAAATTACTCTGATTATGCCTTCATGGGTTATTAATAGTATATTTTCGTCTTGTTTTATTACTTCTTCAAGAAAACTTACTACCCTATTATATAAAGTATTTATACTTTCTCCTTTAGGAACATCATAATTATATGGATCTTCTACCCAAAGCTTGGACTCTTCCGGATAAATATTAGAGAACTCATCATATCTATATCCAGTAAATATACCGAAGTCTACTTCTCTAATTCTTGGTTCTTGAATTCCTTCTAACTCAAGATATTTTCTAGTTTCATCTGTTCTTTTTAACGGACTGTAGTATACTTTATTAAAATCGTAGTTCTTAAGGAAGTCCTTAGTTCTTTTTATTTGATTAATCCCATTTTCAGTAAGTCTCGTATCATAATTACTTAAGACTCTACTTATATTGTCTTCAGATTCACCGTGACGTATCATTATTATATCCATGCCATAATCCCCCAATAACTTAACAATGATACAACCTCACCTATCTCAATAACTGCTCCATATGTGTCTCCTGTCATGCCACCAATCTTTTTATATGACCAACGGCAAAATAATCGATTAAATATATAGGTAATCATTAATGGGCTAAAGAACTTATAATTTATAATTAAAAGAATTCCTATATATATAATTGAATTAAGTAAAATTAGTTTTTCTGAATTGCTATTATGAAATAAGTCTCCTAATCCACCTTTTCTAGCTACTTTCATAGTGGAAATTACTCTGCATGCTTCAAGCCTACTGTTTACCATGGAAAGAATCAACGCTAGAGGTAATCCATTGCCAAAATTTGATATAATTACAAACTTTGTTAATAGCAATATGATAATACTTAAGACACCAAAGGTACCAACACGACTATCCTTCATTATTTCCAAGGTTCTTTCTCTGTCTCTGTTGGATAAAAAGCCATCAAAGGTATCAGATATTCCATCTATGTGCAGTCCTCCTGTTAGTAAAAGCAATGTTAGTACTGTAGCTAATGCAGCAATATCATTGTTCAACTTAGATAATATAAAAAATACCCCTGCTGCAATAGAGCCTAATAATGCCCCTACAAAAGGATAGAAGAATAAACTATATCGAATATTCTTCTCATTAAAATCTACTTCCTTATTTATTGGAATTCTTGTAAAGAATTGAAATGTCAGAATCAATCCATCTATCACTTAATCCTCACCGGTATTCCACAGCATACCATGTAAACGTGATTAGCCATAGCAGCTACTTGTTGGTTTACCCTTCCCTGAATATCCCTAAAGACTCTAGATATATGATTATCTGGTACAATTGAACTTCCAACTTCGTTAGTAACCATTATTAAATTATCTTCATTCTCTTTTATAACGTCTACTAAGGATCTAATCTCACTTAATATTGTCTCTTCTATCTTTTTTTGCAACTCATAATCTATGTATTCAACATCTTTAGTAAGATCAAACATAATGTTTGAAGACATTACAGTTATACAATCTAATAAATAATTCCCCTCTTCCCCAATGGCATCTAACAAATTGTAGTTCCCTTCGAATGTCCTCCATTCCTCTGGTCTACTGGATCTATGAAGCATTACTCTTTCCTTCATTTCATCATCATAAACTCTGGATGTTGCTATATAAACAACATCTAGTTTATCATTATATAGACTTTCTGCAAATGTACTTTTACCGCTTCTTGCTCCACCTGTAATTAAATAAATCATATATTTTCCTTTCTAATAATTCTACATATTTTTCCGTAATTTTAGTGTTCTATAAACTGTATCTTTAATCCATTAGGATCTTGTACATATAAATATCTCGTTGACGGATTTGGTTGAAAAGGTCCACTATGAATTTGAATCCCTTTATCCCTAACAAATTCCATTGTCTTGTCCAAGGACTCCACTTCAAATCCAATAGATATATCCTTTCCTAATTCAATATTTTCTAAATTATCATTTTGTATTAACTCTACTAATGTTTCACCTTCACCTAAAAATGCTATCTCCATTCCAGGACCTGCTGGGAATCTTTTTACAATAGGTAAACCTACTATATCTTTATAGAATCCTATTGACTCCTCTAAATTCCTTACCATAATTGTCACATGTGCAAACTTCATATATAAACCCCCAATCTTTCATGATTAATTATATTATATCATTATTTTGGATATCTTTCATTTTTAAAGTATAATATTTTTGACGCAAAAATACCATCCGATGGAAATCAGATGGTATTTTAACTTAGAAAGAAACCTTTTTTATTATAATGTATTTTCCTTTATGCTCTATTATTTCAATTCCAGCGTATATCATATTAAAGGTATCCTCTAAAAATTCTTGGCGTACATCATTGGTATAAAAGTCCGCAAATATCTTCTTATCCTTCAATATTATTATCCTATCACAATAATTTAATGCCATATTAGGATCATGTAAGGTGATCAATCCAGCTTTATTCTCTTTTCTAACTACTTCACTAATCTTAGATAAAACCATGTGACTATTATTAAAATCTAAGGCACTATCAGGCTCATCAAATAGCATGACTTCTGAATCTTGCATTAGACTTCTTGCAATGATAATCAATTGTTTTTGCCCTTCACTTAGATGAAGAAAGTTTTCATCTGCTAATTTTTCTATTTCAATCTTCTTTAATATATTATAAGCCATTTCCCTATGTACCTTAGTTGGTGTATCAAAGGCTCCAAGGTAAGGTGTAATTCCCATTAAGACAACATCAATCACCTTGGTATCATATACTACACTATTTCTTTGTGACATGAAACTAATATGTCTTGCCCTTTTCTTATCACTTAATTCTCTTATATTTATATCATCTATAAAGCATTGTCCATCTTGGGATTTTAAAAGTCCACATATTACCTTCAATAATGTAGTCTTGCCAGTTCCATTTAAACCTAATAATGCTGTA
The DNA window shown above is from Tissierella sp. Yu-01 and carries:
- the cobS gene encoding adenosylcobinamide-GDP ribazoletransferase — translated: MIDGLILTFQFFTRIPINKEVDFNEKNIRYSLFFYPFVGALLGSIAAGVFFILSKLNNDIAALATVLTLLLLTGGLHIDGISDTFDGFLSNRDRERTLEIMKDSRVGTFGVLSIIILLLTKFVIISNFGNGLPLALILSMVNSRLEACRVISTMKVARKGGLGDLFHNSNSEKLILLNSIIYIGILLIINYKFFSPLMITYIFNRLFCRWSYKKIGGMTGDTYGAVIEIGEVVSLLSYWGIMAWI
- the cobU gene encoding bifunctional adenosylcobinamide kinase/adenosylcobinamide-phosphate guanylyltransferase, whose amino-acid sequence is MIYLITGGARSGKSTFAESLYNDKLDVVYIATSRVYDDEMKERVMLHRSSRPEEWRTFEGNYNLLDAIGEEGNYLLDCITVMSSNIMFDLTKDVEYIDYELQKKIEETILSEIRSLVDVIKENEDNLIMVTNEVGSSIVPDNHISRVFRDIQGRVNQQVAAMANHVYMVCCGIPVRIK
- a CDS encoding histidine phosphatase family protein, encoding MDIIMIRHGESEDNISRVLSNYDTRLTENGINQIKRTKDFLKNYDFNKVYYSPLKRTDETRKYLELEGIQEPRIREVDFGIFTGYRYDEFSNIYPEESKLWVEDPYNYDVPKGESINTLYNRVVSFLEEVIKQDENILLITHEGIIRVICSWVFDEPKYFFRFKVNNGSLSIISVEEGYKYVKKLNCHAD
- a CDS encoding VOC family protein translates to MKFAHVTIMVRNLEESIGFYKDIVGLPIVKRFPAGPGMEIAFLGEGETLVELIQNDNLENIELGKDISIGFEVESLDKTMEFVRDKGIQIHSGPFQPNPSTRYLYVQDPNGLKIQFIEH
- a CDS encoding TIM barrel protein, with translation MNRDILKCINTINDFHKYDYDKLNVGVEIQDFTEPNLTNMEIEELVKRYKELFRDFKHTKALHGPFLDLKPSSPDEEIRRISYNKYLRTIKIAMELDINYVIFHSQINPYLKEPNLMELNNLQAREFWHSIAEEIIDYKGIILIENIFEETPEMIKDLIETIDLPNIKINFDIGHARLGTVTLENWIKELKDYLAYIHLHSNNGVFDLHCIPSDIEIMALNNLLNKYSLNPVISLEYMSDDVSVEIELLRR
- a CDS encoding ABC transporter ATP-binding protein codes for the protein MTLKIKNITASYGKEPILDDISFSVNTKEFTALLGLNGTGKTTLLKVICGLLKSQDGQCFIDDINIRELSDKKRARHISFMSQRNSVVYDTKVIDVVLMGITPYLGAFDTPTKVHREMAYNILKKIEIEKLADENFLHLSEGQKQLIIIARSLMQDSEVMLFDEPDSALDFNNSHMVLSKISEVVRKENKAGLITLHDPNMALNYCDRIIILKDKKIFADFYTNDVRQEFLEDTFNMIYAGIEIIEHKGKYIIIKKVSF